The following proteins come from a genomic window of Candidatus Delongbacteria bacterium:
- the icmH gene encoding type IVB secretion system protein IcmH/DotU, translating to MNSNKTMLISLDKKSDTLTNFAHKDESYTSFKNNVLSGAQKVSVSDVSNNESVENKFLYFASDIIKEIDTLQNSYDIGSVDTLRMKLIELITTYAETLSNSNIENSQIIIARYILCTVSDELISSTYWGKDNNWSNNSLLVYFYNETYGGEKFFQILDQLFRSSAKYIHLLELMYVCLSLGFEGRYRIHHRGKMEIDTIRENLYRQIKMIQGHSSKSFFVPHKVSNTQNKLIYKTPYQTLIVGISVMLFLVYGILTFSLKEKEDVFQNFIQTKYTKYTKYTNTLNKDMTFVKKSKDSNE from the coding sequence ATGAATTCTAACAAAACAATGTTGATATCTTTAGATAAAAAAAGTGATACATTAACAAATTTCGCTCATAAGGATGAGAGTTATACATCTTTTAAAAATAATGTTTTATCAGGTGCTCAAAAAGTATCAGTAAGTGATGTGTCAAATAATGAAAGTGTTGAAAATAAATTTTTATACTTTGCTTCGGACATTATTAAAGAAATTGATACTTTACAAAATAGTTATGATATAGGTTCAGTGGATACATTACGTATGAAACTAATTGAACTTATAACTACTTATGCAGAAACACTTTCTAACTCCAATATAGAAAATTCACAAATAATTATTGCTCGTTATATTTTATGTACAGTGTCTGATGAACTGATATCTTCAACATATTGGGGGAAAGATAATAATTGGTCTAATAATAGTTTGTTGGTTTACTTTTATAATGAGACTTATGGTGGTGAAAAGTTTTTTCAGATATTAGATCAATTGTTTCGTTCCTCAGCGAAATATATTCATTTATTAGAGTTAATGTATGTATGTCTCTCTTTAGGATTTGAAGGACGATATCGTATACATCATCGTGGTAAGATGGAAATAGATACTATTAGAGAAAATTTGTATAGACAAATCAAAATGATTCAAGGGCATAGTAGTAAGTCATTTTTTGTACCTCATAAAGTTTCGAATACACAAAATAAATTGATATATAAAACACCGTATCAAACTTTGATTGTAGGGATATCAGTAATGCTATTTCTCGTATATGGGATTTTAACCTTTTCTCTCAAAGAGAAAGAAGATGTATTTCAGAATTTCATTCAAACAAAATATACAAAATATACAAAGTATACAAATACTTTAAATAAAGATATGACTTTTGTAAAAAAATCAAAGGATTCCAATGAATAA
- the tssK gene encoding type VI secretion system baseplate subunit TssK, with the protein MEYKVVWKEGLFLRPQHFQQNDRYYAYEMMTRTKELGSNMWGLFHLEIDQSYLRSGKIVVNSASGVMPDGTLFTINNLSLEVSIEDIGKGLYLALPINVHNGDELHFEYQKSRLTRSVGINLSDVVNSNADENGVTDLLVVKYNFQLLFEEEVDNQYVKIKLANIGDVSESGIIQLEDDYIPTYLHFSASKSLIAKMNELMNIATYRMEKLAEKLSDSNVQATELGDYLMLQLLTKTKSRIHYYLSQDRIHPSSVYLELISFMAELTVFMKKEKVLEQKYIYAHEQQGESFKQVFTELSQMLSMVLEQKSQALLIEKRKYGIHVAQIVDKSILHGASFIFAVKGDLEDEKLKKILLSNLKMGSIETIRDLVNYHLSGFKLKVLTVAPRQIPYKVNFLYFKVELEEEDKEKLARSGGFAFYLSNEIPNIEYTLWAIRND; encoded by the coding sequence ATGGAGTATAAAGTCGTATGGAAAGAGGGGCTCTTTTTAAGACCGCAACATTTTCAGCAAAATGATAGATATTATGCTTATGAAATGATGACGCGTACGAAAGAGCTCGGTAGCAATATGTGGGGCCTTTTTCATTTAGAAATAGATCAAAGTTATTTACGATCTGGAAAAATAGTAGTCAATAGTGCCTCTGGAGTAATGCCTGATGGGACATTATTTACTATTAATAATCTTAGTTTAGAGGTCTCTATAGAGGATATTGGGAAAGGACTCTATTTAGCTTTACCAATTAATGTTCATAATGGCGATGAGCTGCATTTTGAGTATCAAAAAAGTAGATTAACAAGGTCAGTTGGAATTAATTTGTCTGACGTGGTAAATTCAAATGCAGATGAAAATGGGGTCACAGATCTTTTAGTTGTAAAATATAATTTTCAGCTTTTATTTGAAGAAGAAGTAGATAATCAATATGTGAAAATTAAATTAGCCAATATTGGAGATGTGTCTGAGAGTGGAATTATACAACTTGAGGATGATTACATTCCAACATATTTACATTTTTCCGCTTCAAAAAGTTTGATTGCCAAGATGAATGAGCTAATGAACATTGCTACGTATAGAATGGAAAAACTGGCAGAAAAATTAAGTGATTCAAATGTTCAAGCAACAGAATTAGGTGATTATTTGATGTTACAACTTTTGACTAAAACGAAAAGTCGTATTCATTACTATTTAAGTCAAGATAGAATCCATCCTTCATCAGTGTATTTGGAATTAATTTCTTTTATGGCTGAATTAACTGTATTTATGAAAAAAGAAAAAGTATTAGAACAAAAATACATTTATGCACATGAACAACAGGGAGAAAGTTTTAAACAAGTATTTACGGAGCTCTCGCAGATGTTAAGTATGGTACTTGAACAAAAAAGTCAAGCTTTGCTAATTGAAAAACGAAAATATGGTATTCATGTCGCTCAGATAGTAGATAAATCTATTCTTCATGGTGCTAGTTTTATTTTTGCTGTTAAGGGTGATTTGGAAGATGAAAAGTTAAAGAAAATTCTTTTATCAAATCTAAAAATGGGAAGCATAGAAACCATACGGGACTTGGTCAATTATCATCTGAGTGGATTTAAGCTCAAAGTTCTTACTGTTGCACCTAGACAGATTCCATATAAAGTGAATTTTTTATATTTTAAAGTTGAATTGGAGGAAGAAGATAAAGAAAAACTTGCTCGTTCTGGTGGATTTGCATTTTATCTCTCTAATGAAATACCAAATATAGAGTACACCTTATGGGCAATTCGTAATGATTAA
- the tssJ gene encoding type VI secretion system lipoprotein TssJ, translating to MKNMRWTVLIVTLLTLSGCAAKPTHLELMILSHSEINMDEDNVSSPLMLHFYELESAEQFSKFDYWTLMENATTKMNSDLISHNKHIIVPNEEQTYKILFSERARFLGVIGSFRELDSNNKWRYIINLDKESYNYSEVEIVNYTIEEAK from the coding sequence ATGAAAAACATGAGATGGACTGTCTTGATTGTCACATTGTTGACTCTAAGCGGGTGCGCAGCAAAACCGACACACTTAGAATTAATGATTTTAAGTCATAGTGAAATAAATATGGATGAAGATAATGTATCTTCACCTTTGATGTTACATTTTTACGAATTGGAATCTGCAGAACAATTTTCAAAATTTGATTATTGGACTTTAATGGAGAATGCTACAACAAAAATGAATAGTGATTTGATCTCTCATAACAAACACATTATTGTGCCAAATGAAGAACAAACGTACAAAATTCTTTTTAGTGAAAGAGCAAGATTTTTGGGTGTAATAGGGAGCTTTAGAGAACTTGATTCCAATAATAAGTGGCGTTATATAATTAACTTGGATAAAGAATCGTATAACTACAGTGAAGTCGAGATAGTAAATTATACAATAGAAGAAGCAAAGTAA